The window AACCAATTCCATCGTCCTGCCCGAATATGATCCGACCAAGGCGCTGGACCTGATCGCAAATTTCAACATCTCGAAGATCTTCCTTGTCCCCGCCGCAATCCAGATCCTGCTCAATCACCCGCGCGTGAACGAGGTCGATTTCAGCCGCCTCAAATATATCACCTATGGCGCCTCCCCCATCCCGCTCGAACTCATGCGCGAGGCGATGCGGGTGATCGGCTGCGGCTTCGTGCAGATGTACGGGATGACCGAGACCAGCGGCACCATCGTAGCGCTCGATCCCGAAGATCACGTGCCCGAAGGCAGTCCCCGGATGCGCTCGGTCGGCAAGCCGCTGGCCGGCGTCGAGATCAAGATCATCGACGAGGCGGGCAACCCCGTGCCGGTGGGCACCGTGGGCGAAATCGCCACGCGCTCCAGCAAGAACATGCGCGGCTACTGGAACAACCCCGATGCCACCGCCTCCACCATCGACGCGGATGGCTGGCTGCGCACGGGCGATGCGGGCTATCTCGACGAAGACGGCTATCTCTACATCCACGACCGGGTGAAGGACATGATCATCTCGGGCGGCGAGAACGTCTACCCGGCCGAGGTCGAAAACGCGCTCTATTCGCACCCGAAAGTGGCCGATGTCGCGGTGATCGGCATTCCCGATGCCAAATGGGGCGAGGCGGTGAAGGCCTGCGTGGTCGTCAAGAAGGGCGAGACCCTGACCGAGGCAGACCTGATCGCCCACGCGCGCACGCTGATTGCGGGCTACAAGTGCCCCAAGTCGGTCGATTTCATCGAGGCCCTGCCCCGCAACCCCTCGGGCAAGATCCTGCGCCGCGAGCTGCGCGCGCCTTATTGGGTCGGCAAGGACCGGGCGGTGAACTGAAGTGCTGGCGGTCGGGTTGGCGGTCAGGCAACTCGC is drawn from Erythrobacter sp. and contains these coding sequences:
- a CDS encoding fatty acid--CoA ligase codes for the protein MADTAAIAASSFCDIVADHARNQGDVIAFTYGEEEFSFAALDAGANRTANGLIALGVKPGDRVAFLGKNHPLYFEAFVGAARIGAVMTPVNWRLAPPEVAYILDNCGANVVFVAEGFAAMIEGVREAVPHVQHIIGIDAPEHDGLDYRSWRDGFPATPPKHVVKSEDDALQLYTSGTTGKPKGAVMTHGSILSSRDALAAADEMRGWQEPIPGDVTLLAMPCFHISGTGTGIGTMVAGTNSIVLPEYDPTKALDLIANFNISKIFLVPAAIQILLNHPRVNEVDFSRLKYITYGASPIPLELMREAMRVIGCGFVQMYGMTETSGTIVALDPEDHVPEGSPRMRSVGKPLAGVEIKIIDEAGNPVPVGTVGEIATRSSKNMRGYWNNPDATASTIDADGWLRTGDAGYLDEDGYLYIHDRVKDMIISGGENVYPAEVENALYSHPKVADVAVIGIPDAKWGEAVKACVVVKKGETLTEADLIAHARTLIAGYKCPKSVDFIEALPRNPSGKILRRELRAPYWVGKDRAVN